A stretch of Lathyrus oleraceus cultivar Zhongwan6 chromosome 6, CAAS_Psat_ZW6_1.0, whole genome shotgun sequence DNA encodes these proteins:
- the LOC127092743 gene encoding abscisic acid 8'-hydroxylase 2 gives MQLFTSLINSCLNSSLPFIISLLLFSCFSLLLQWWKHHRHKDKHLPPGSMGWPYFGETLKLYTQNPNSFFSSRQKRYGDIFKTHILGCPCVMISSPEAARTVLVTQAHLFKPTYPPSKEKMIGPEALFFQQGAYHSMLKKMVQASFSPSTIKDSVSHVDQIVQKMVPSWTNRTINTLEEMKKYAFEVAANSAFGEIKEMEMEEIRELYHCLEKGYNSYPLNLPGTSYWKAIKARKVLNEIIRKIMERRKESRNYGGGLLGILLRGGRGDQQQQQQLTDSQVADNLIGVIFAAHDTTASVLTWVLKYLHDNLNLLETVTKEHEGIKNKLIKENRGLSWEDTRQMPFTTRVIQETLRSASILSFTFREAVQDVELEGYTIPKGWKVLPLFRSIHHSPHFFPQPHKFDPSRFEVPPRANTYMPFGSGVHSCPGSELAKLEVLVLLHHLTLKYRWEVVGNGDGIQYGPFPVPKNGLPLKITLNKR, from the exons ATGCAACTTTTCACATCACTTATTAATTCCTGTTTAAATTCTTCTCTCCCCTTCATTATTTCTCTCCTCCTTTTCTCTTGTTTCTCTCTTCTCCTTCAATGGTGGAAACACCATAGACATAAAGACAAACATTTACCCCCTGGTTCTATGGGTTGGCCTTACTTTGGAGAGACCCTCAAACTCTACACACAAAATCCAAATTCATTCTTCTCCTCAAGGCAGAAAAG GTATGGAGATATATTCAAGACACACATACTAGGTTGTCCTTGTGTGATGATATCTAGTCCTGAGGCAGCAAGAACAGTGCTTGTGACTCAAGCACATCTTTTTAAACCAACATACCCTccaagcaaagagaagatgatAGGACCAGAAGCTTTGTTCTTTCAACAAGGTGCTTATCACTCCATGCTCAAGAAGATGGTTCAAGCCTCTTTTTCACCTTCCACAATTAAAGACTCTGTCTCTCATGTGGACCAAATTGTACAAAAAATGGTCCCATCTTGGACTAACAGAACCATCAACACATTGGAAGAAATGAAAAAG TATGCTTTTGAAGTGGCTGCAAATTCAGCTTTTGGTGAAATAAAGGAAATGGAAATGGAAGAAATAAGAGAGTTGTATCATTGCTTGGAGAAGGGCTACAATTCTTATCCTTTAAATCTTCCCGGAACTTCCTATTGGAAGGCAATCAAG GCGAGGAAGGTTTTGAATGAGATTATAAGGAAGATAATGGAAAGAAGGAAGGAGAGCAGAAACTATGGAGGAGGGTTGTTGGGAATTCTGTTGAGAGGAGGCAGAGGTgatcaacaacaacaacaacaattgACTGATTCTCAGGTTGCTGATAATCTCATTGGTGTGATCTTTGCTGCACATGATACCACAGCCAGTGTTCTAACATGGGTTCTTAAGTACTTGCATGACAATCTCAATCTCTTAGAAACCGTCACA AAAGAACATGAAGGAATCAAAAACAAACTCATTAAAGAAAACCGCGGACTTTCATGGGAGGATACAAGGCAAATGCCATTCACTACCAGG GTGATCCAAGAGACGTTAAGAAGTGCAAGTATATTATCATTCACATTTAGAGAAGCAGTACAAGATGTGGAACTAGAAGGTTACACAATTCCAAAAGGTTGGAAAGTGCTTCCATTGTTTAGATCCATTCATCACTCACCTCATTTCTTTCCTCAACCACACAAGTTTGACCCTTCAAGATTCGAG GTTCCACCTCGGGCAAACACATATATGCCATTTGGAAGTGGAGTCCACTCATGTCCAGGTAGTGAGCTTGCTAAGCTTGAGGTTCTTGTTCTTCTCCATCATCTCACCCTTAAGTACAG GTGGGAAGTTGTGGGAAATGGAGATGGAATTCAATATGGTCCTTTTCCTGTGCCAAAAAATGGATTACCACTAAAGATAACTTTAAACAAGAGATAG